A stretch of Planktothrix serta PCC 8927 DNA encodes these proteins:
- a CDS encoding sensor histidine kinase codes for MAKIGLRGRLFLSHLLVMLIGVTSLVIIGKIYSPRFFVSNLEQLEGPGFRLQYIRTRLVKGFEIAWNRSTFWSVLAGTSAAVGLSYWLTKRITQPLTQMEEITQKFASGEWSERMSYSDIPELNQLAMSFNQMAASLQNVEKGRRELISDLTHELRTPLTVVRGYLEEIADGHIEPSPEIYQQLAKETKRLERLVNDLQELSKVESGYLSIHQKPVNLYPLLASLVQRFSDQLLEDGPIIQLESKRDLPLVLADLDRTEQILVNLLGNAICYTETGTITVKIENDLSFLWISVIDTGIGISPEDLPHVFERFWRADRSRSRHSGGTGIGLAITRRLVELQGGKISVSSRLGEGSIFKFSLPLT; via the coding sequence ATGGCTAAAATCGGTTTACGAGGACGTTTATTTTTATCCCATCTGTTAGTGATGTTAATTGGGGTGACATCCTTAGTAATTATTGGAAAAATTTATTCTCCTCGGTTTTTCGTCAGTAATTTAGAACAACTAGAAGGCCCAGGATTTCGGTTACAATATATTAGAACTCGTCTTGTAAAAGGCTTTGAAATTGCTTGGAACCGCAGCACCTTTTGGTCAGTTCTAGCCGGAACAAGCGCCGCCGTTGGACTCAGTTATTGGTTAACAAAAAGAATTACCCAACCCCTCACCCAAATGGAAGAAATTACCCAGAAATTTGCTTCCGGGGAATGGTCAGAACGAATGTCTTATAGTGATATTCCTGAATTAAATCAATTAGCCATGAGCTTTAATCAAATGGCGGCGAGTTTACAAAATGTTGAAAAAGGACGGCGAGAACTAATTAGTGATTTAACCCATGAATTAAGAACTCCGTTAACCGTTGTTAGGGGTTATTTAGAAGAGATAGCCGATGGTCACATTGAACCTTCTCCCGAAATTTATCAACAATTAGCTAAAGAAACCAAACGCCTAGAACGATTAGTTAACGATTTACAGGAACTCTCAAAAGTTGAATCTGGTTATTTATCTATCCATCAAAAACCCGTTAATTTATATCCTTTATTAGCATCCTTAGTCCAACGATTTTCCGATCAACTGTTAGAAGATGGGCCGATTATTCAATTAGAGTCTAAACGCGATTTACCTTTAGTTTTAGCTGATTTAGATCGAACCGAACAAATTTTAGTCAACTTATTAGGAAATGCGATTTGTTATACCGAAACGGGAACAATTACCGTTAAAATAGAAAATGATTTAAGCTTTCTTTGGATTTCAGTCATTGATACTGGAATTGGTATTTCTCCAGAAGATTTACCCCATGTTTTTGAACGCTTTTGGCGAGCAGATCGTTCCCGTTCTCGACATTCAGGAGGAACCGGAATTGGGTTAGCAATTACCCGGCGTTTAGTCGAATTACAAGGAGGAAAAATTTCTGTTTCTAGTCGTTTAGGAGAAGGAAGTATCTTTAAATTTTCACTTCCCCTAACCTAA
- a CDS encoding metal ABC transporter ATP-binding protein yields MISIPNFTFTSVSNSQKLSPKPEQKNEVIRLSQVWAGYDAHEPILEAINLTVYELDFLGLIGPNGGGKTTLIKVLLGLLKPLKGDVKIMGRSVPQGRRYLGYAPQILEFDRNFPVRVNEVVRMGRLGKRSLFQPYTKKDEEIVIQALEKVEMLDLRNRPIGELSGGQRQRVYIARALASEPQILLLDEPTASVDPKMCSSIYELLLKLNEYMTIVMITHDINTMSSYVKTVGCLNRRLHYHGEQHITPKMLEQTYSNTGDI; encoded by the coding sequence ATGATTTCTATTCCTAATTTTACCTTTACATCTGTGTCAAATTCCCAAAAGTTATCCCCAAAGCCTGAGCAAAAAAATGAAGTCATCCGTTTAAGCCAAGTTTGGGCGGGTTATGATGCTCATGAACCCATTTTAGAAGCGATTAATTTAACGGTTTATGAATTAGATTTTTTAGGATTAATCGGCCCCAATGGTGGGGGGAAAACCACATTAATTAAAGTGCTTTTAGGGTTACTTAAACCGTTAAAAGGAGATGTTAAAATTATGGGTCGTTCTGTTCCCCAAGGTCGGCGTTATTTGGGTTATGCTCCTCAAATTTTAGAATTTGATCGCAATTTTCCCGTCCGGGTGAATGAGGTGGTGAGAATGGGCCGGTTAGGAAAGCGTTCTTTATTCCAACCCTATACGAAAAAAGATGAAGAAATTGTGATTCAGGCTTTAGAAAAAGTAGAAATGTTAGACTTAAGAAATCGACCTATTGGGGAATTATCGGGAGGACAACGACAACGGGTTTATATTGCGAGAGCGTTAGCGAGTGAACCCCAAATTTTACTCCTCGATGAACCCACCGCCAGCGTTGATCCCAAAATGTGCAGCAGTATTTATGAATTATTGCTTAAACTCAATGAATATATGACAATTGTAATGATTACTCATGATATTAATACAATGTCTTCCTATGTCAAAACCGTCGGATGTTTAAATCGTCGTTTACACTATCATGGAGAACAACATATCACTCCAAAAATGTTAGAACAAACCTACAGCAATACAGGAGATATTTAA
- a CDS encoding DUF7682 family zinc-binding protein, whose product MPKRKRTFPCGHKGYGKICHRCNQQEVTKDSHHQAIEDKRTKKQQWEASFAQDIIDLRGLPDYVVIKARAIIAGLNDQKSYRDFGGKRLRHNRFIISIPVTRNYRMLCQDSGNFLVPQKVLSHEDYNVCKPGD is encoded by the coding sequence ATGCCAAAACGAAAGAGGACATTTCCCTGTGGCCATAAAGGATATGGGAAAATCTGTCATCGTTGTAATCAACAAGAGGTGACAAAGGATTCCCACCATCAGGCCATTGAGGACAAACGAACCAAAAAACAACAGTGGGAAGCCTCCTTTGCTCAGGATATTATTGACCTGAGAGGCTTACCGGATTATGTGGTGATTAAAGCCAGGGCGATTATTGCTGGCTTAAATGACCAGAAAAGTTATCGAGACTTTGGGGGGAAGCGACTTCGCCATAATCGATTTATTATCAGTATTCCCGTCACGCGGAATTATCGAATGCTTTGTCAAGATAGTGGTAATTTCCTCGTTCCCCAAAAAGTTCTCTCTCATGAAGATTACAACGTTTGTAAACCCGGAGATTAA
- a CDS encoding DNA methyltransferase: MINTVEQQFRSYSQIVGEIPDNLESEKFITVERVPPIKVYSLGFQPAKFIPEIPRWFLKKYADPDFTILDPFCGSGTTLLEAIQQNISAYWLDYHPLSCLICQVKTTVFSTQEILEATTQIIEKTSTQKFAPATINFSNKDFWFQQPVQEGLELLREQILLAESSLQPLLWLAFASTVRKTSNMNDGMILAARRSHIEKIPIRSRSDVFQYFQHYVKQSIEAFVEWNPFLNKFDAKIQQLSSQDARQLPEQLKVDAIITSPPYINAIDYVWASKFELHWLGLVNSNQERLNLYSKEIGTERIPKQECKELGKTGYLHLDRLIEDIYYGKRYQATSGQNQLRSRVVYQYFMDMKSHFLQSLKVLKKGGYYCFSVGDVSNICGVEIPVASLLSEIAFDLGFKQIFTFNLLLKNRRLNLPRNVNWAGTIKHDTTIVLEKLN, from the coding sequence ATGATCAATACAGTTGAACAACAGTTTCGTTCCTATTCACAGATTGTCGGAGAAATTCCTGATAATCTGGAGTCTGAAAAGTTTATAACTGTTGAAAGAGTTCCCCCTATAAAAGTCTATTCTTTAGGATTCCAACCTGCAAAATTTATCCCAGAGATTCCTCGTTGGTTTCTCAAAAAATATGCTGATCCTGATTTTACGATTCTTGACCCATTTTGTGGCTCAGGTACAACTTTATTAGAAGCCATTCAACAAAATATTTCAGCCTACTGGTTAGACTATCACCCTCTCAGTTGTTTAATTTGCCAAGTTAAAACCACTGTATTTTCAACCCAGGAGATTTTAGAAGCAACAACCCAAATTATTGAAAAAACATCTACCCAAAAGTTTGCACCCGCAACCATCAATTTTTCCAATAAAGATTTTTGGTTTCAGCAACCTGTACAAGAAGGATTAGAACTTTTAAGAGAACAGATTTTATTAGCTGAATCTAGCCTTCAACCCTTACTTTGGTTAGCATTTGCCTCAACCGTTAGAAAAACTTCTAATATGAATGATGGCATGATTTTGGCAGCCCGACGTTCCCATATTGAGAAAATCCCTATTCGTTCCCGTTCAGATGTATTTCAATATTTTCAACACTATGTTAAACAATCTATTGAAGCGTTTGTGGAATGGAACCCTTTCTTAAATAAATTTGATGCTAAAATTCAACAACTCTCCTCTCAAGATGCTCGCCAACTTCCAGAACAATTAAAAGTTGATGCAATTATTACTTCTCCACCCTATATTAATGCAATTGATTATGTTTGGGCTTCTAAGTTTGAACTGCATTGGTTAGGATTGGTGAATAGCAACCAGGAACGTTTAAACTTATACTCTAAAGAAATCGGAACTGAACGAATCCCAAAGCAGGAGTGTAAAGAATTAGGAAAAACTGGCTATTTACATTTAGATCGGTTAATCGAAGATATCTATTATGGGAAAAGATATCAAGCAACTTCAGGTCAAAATCAACTTAGATCTAGAGTTGTTTATCAATATTTTATGGATATGAAATCACATTTTTTACAGAGTTTAAAGGTATTAAAAAAAGGTGGGTATTACTGTTTTTCTGTAGGTGATGTTAGTAATATTTGTGGTGTGGAGATACCCGTTGCTTCTCTTTTATCAGAAATAGCTTTTGACTTGGGCTTTAAGCAAATATTCACTTTTAATCTTCTGTTGAAAAATCGGCGTTTGAATCTTCCAAGAAACGTTAATTGGGCAGGAACGATCAAACATGATACTACTATTGTTCTGGAGAAATTAAATTAA
- a CDS encoding metal ABC transporter solute-binding protein, Zn/Mn family — MRLWIYTPMVTLLLGIGLISGCNSVSTPISSAENNSPTVAETATETPNNIVDITVSIIPQKYFVEKIGGKNVRVNVMVPPGVDLHNYEPKPQQLQSLNDAQAYITTGIAFETAWMDRIKAANQQMLIVDSTQGIERIPMVEHHHHHEENHQAEETLDPHIWLSPKLVKIQAQNIYDGLVKIDPKRQAEYQANLNNFITEIEQLDQQISQNLAPVKNRKFMVFHPAWGYFARDYNLEQEPIEVGGQEPSAAELADLISEAKQENIKIIFTQPEFSPRSAEMLAKEIDAKVIVISDLDENWSNNLLKVSETLSQTLTP, encoded by the coding sequence ATGAGATTGTGGATTTATACCCCTATGGTGACATTGTTATTAGGAATCGGTTTAATCAGTGGATGTAACAGCGTTTCTACACCCATAAGTTCGGCGGAGAATAATTCTCCAACAGTGGCGGAAACAGCAACAGAAACTCCTAATAATATTGTCGATATTACCGTTAGTATTATCCCGCAAAAATATTTTGTTGAAAAAATTGGGGGTAAGAATGTTAGAGTCAATGTTATGGTTCCTCCTGGAGTTGATTTACATAACTATGAACCTAAACCTCAACAGTTACAATCTTTAAATGATGCTCAAGCTTATATTACCACTGGAATTGCTTTTGAAACGGCTTGGATGGATCGAATTAAGGCAGCTAATCAACAAATGTTAATCGTGGATTCAACTCAAGGGATTGAGAGAATTCCTATGGTGGAACATCACCATCATCATGAAGAAAATCATCAAGCAGAAGAAACATTAGATCCTCATATTTGGCTTTCTCCTAAATTAGTTAAAATTCAAGCTCAAAATATTTATGATGGCTTAGTCAAAATTGACCCTAAACGTCAGGCTGAATATCAAGCTAACCTGAATAATTTTATCACCGAAATTGAACAACTGGATCAACAAATTAGCCAGAATTTAGCCCCCGTCAAAAACCGTAAATTTATGGTTTTTCATCCCGCTTGGGGCTATTTTGCCAGGGATTATAACTTAGAACAAGAACCCATTGAAGTCGGAGGACAAGAACCCAGCGCTGCGGAATTAGCGGATTTAATTTCTGAGGCTAAACAGGAGAATATTAAAATTATTTTTACTCAACCGGAATTTAGTCCCCGTTCTGCGGAAATGTTAGCCAAAGAAATTGATGCCAAAGTTATTGTTATTAGTGATTTAGATGAAAATTGGTCTAATAATTTACTGAAAGTTTCTGAAACCTTATCTCAAACCTTAACCCCGTAA
- a CDS encoding cysteine desulfurase family protein: MQIYLDYSATTPPRTEVITLMQRVMAQQWGNPSSIHEWGQRAATVLERSRIQVAHLINAPPESIIFTSGGTEADNLAIMGVARQYSQPQHLIISAVEHSAIAEPARLLEQWGWQITHLPVDSRGRIHPLDLQAAIQPNTVLVSIIYGQSEVGTLQPIETLGKIAHAHGVLFHTDAVQVAGRLPVDVQHLPVDLLSLSSHKLYGPQGAGALYVRDTVGLTPLFGGGGQEFQLRSGTQGVPTIAGFGLACELADQDLTTEMLRLMGLRDRLFDLLADVPYLLPTGDRLNRLPHHVSFSVIPPKHIDPKTLTGKTLVRQLNLAGIGISAGSACSSGKLSPSPILLAMGYEETAALGGIRFTLGRDTTEADIDWTAMVLKQVLERLIPNQLLAMSV; encoded by the coding sequence ATGCAAATCTACCTCGACTATAGTGCAACCACTCCTCCCCGAACTGAAGTGATCACCCTGATGCAAAGGGTGATGGCTCAACAGTGGGGAAATCCTTCTAGTATTCATGAGTGGGGTCAGAGGGCGGCAACGGTTTTAGAACGCTCTAGAATACAAGTGGCTCATCTGATTAATGCTCCACCGGAATCGATTATTTTTACTTCTGGGGGAACGGAAGCGGACAACCTCGCCATTATGGGCGTCGCTCGTCAATATTCTCAACCCCAACATCTGATTATTTCTGCGGTGGAACATTCGGCCATTGCTGAACCTGCACGACTTCTGGAACAGTGGGGATGGCAAATCACCCACTTACCCGTAGACAGTCGCGGACGCATTCACCCGTTGGACTTACAAGCGGCCATTCAACCGAATACGGTGTTAGTGTCGATTATTTATGGCCAAAGTGAAGTCGGAACATTGCAACCCATCGAAACCTTAGGCAAAATTGCCCATGCTCACGGGGTTCTGTTCCATACCGATGCGGTACAGGTGGCGGGACGTTTACCTGTGGACGTGCAGCATTTACCCGTTGATTTATTATCCCTATCCAGTCATAAATTGTATGGCCCCCAAGGAGCCGGGGCTTTATATGTTCGGGATACGGTAGGGTTAACGCCTTTATTCGGGGGAGGAGGACAGGAATTTCAACTGCGTTCTGGGACGCAGGGGGTTCCCACGATAGCCGGATTTGGGTTAGCCTGCGAATTAGCGGATCAGGATCTGACAACAGAAATGCTGCGGTTAATGGGGTTACGCGATCGCTTATTTGACTTATTAGCCGATGTGCCCTATTTATTACCCACAGGCGATCGCTTAAATCGTTTACCCCATCACGTTAGTTTCTCTGTGATCCCCCCCAAACACATTGACCCCAAAACCCTGACGGGAAAAACCCTAGTCCGTCAACTGAATTTAGCTGGAATTGGCATTAGTGCAGGTTCGGCTTGTAGCAGTGGTAAACTCAGTCCCAGTCCGATTTTATTAGCAATGGGATATGAGGAAACTGCGGCTTTAGGAGGGATTCGGTTCACCTTGGGACGGGATACCACCGAAGCGGATATTGATTGGACAGCAATGGTTCTCAAACAAGTCTTAGAACGACTAATTCCAAATCAGTTGTTAGCCATGAGTGTTTAA